A part of Cottoperca gobio chromosome 4, fCotGob3.1, whole genome shotgun sequence genomic DNA contains:
- the LOC115006924 gene encoding salivary glue protein Sgs-3-like, whose translation MLPDPVLPPDPLPTRPSATRPTATRPTATRPSATRPSATRPTATRPTASRPTATRPSATRPTANRPTATRPTATRPTANPTHCYPTHCYPTQCYPTHASRPTATRPTATRPTANRPTATRPSATRPTANRPTATRPSATRPSATRPSATRPTATRPSATRPTATRPNATRPSATRPTATRPSATRPTATRPTVTRPTANRPTATRPTANRPYCYPTHCYPTQCYPTHCYLTHCYPTQCYPTYCYPTQCYPTHCYPTHCYRPTAIRPTAIRPTAT comes from the exons ATGCTACCCGACCCAGTGCTACCACCCGACCCACTGCCTACCCGACCCAGTGCTACCCGACCCACTGCTACCCGACCCACTGCTACCCGACCCAGTGCTACCCGACCCAGTGCTACCCGACCCACTGCTACCCGACCCACTGCTTCCCGACCCACTGCTACCCGACCCAGTGCTACCCGACCCACTGCTAACCGACCCACTGCTACCCGACCCACTGCTACCCGACCCACTGCTAACCCGACCCACTGCTACCCGACCCACTGCTACCCGACCCAGTGCTACCCGACCCA TGCTTCCCGACCCACTGCTACCCGACCCACTGCTACCCGACCCACTGCTAACCGACCCACTGCTACCCGACCCAGTGCTACCCGACCCACTGCTAACCGACCCACTGCTACCCGACCCAGTGCTACCCGACCCAGTGCTACCCGACCCAGTGCTACCCGACCTACTGCTACCCGACCCAGTGCTACCCGACCCACTGCTACCCGACCCAATGCTACCCGACCCAGTGCTACCCGACCCACTGCTACCCGACCCAGTGCTACCCGACCCACTGCTACCCGACCCACTGTTACCCGACCCACTGCTAACCGACCCACTGCTACCCGACCCACTGCTAACCGACCCTACTGCTACCCGACCCACTGCTACCCGACCCAGTGCTACCCGACCCACTGCTACCTGACCCACTGCTACCCGACCCAGTGCTACCCGACCTACTGCTACCCGACCCAGTGCTACCCGACCCACTGCTACCCGACCCACTGCTACCGACCCACTGCTATCCGACCCACTGCTATTCGACCCACTGCTACCTGA